Within the Pseudomonas putida genome, the region GCCACGATCCTCAGGGCCAGGCGGTGGTGGCCAGTTGTGGCCCCACGGCACATGACTTCGCGCTCAAAGCGGTGCCAGGCACGGTGTTCTATGAAGTGTGGAACAGTGCCGGCAGCCCCGCGCTGCTGGACAATGGCGACGACCCGACCGCCCGGCCCCTGCAATTGAGCCCCGCCCCATCGGGCAGTGTGATCCGCGTGGTGGATATCCCGCCGGACAGCCTGCAGAACCAGGTCAGCGCTGAGCAGGCAGCGGCTGCCTTCGCCGAGATCGACGAAGCGCATG harbors:
- a CDS encoding cupin domain-containing protein, whose product is MQSLPTFKRVVTGHDPQGQAVVASCGPTAHDFALKAVPGTVFYEVWNSAGSPALLDNGDDPTARPLQLSPAPSGSVIRVVDIPPDSLQNQVSAEQAAAAFAEIDEAHAGTGNADSKHKLMHRTETLDYGIVTEGEVWLVLDGDEVHLKRGDIVVQRGTNHAWSNRTEQMARMVFILLDGRYAEQLKEVLP